One region of gamma proteobacterium HIMB55 genomic DNA includes:
- a CDS encoding Na+/melibiose symporter-like transporter (PFAM: Major Facilitator Superfamily): MNTDTLSTTDESFVSPTVTRSAQIPMTQKIAFGIGMLANQMFPAALGIFMVILVQSLGMSPILWGLIFFLPKLVDALTDPLMGYISDRFESRWGKRRPFIFIGAIIAGLSYIAMWQLSAENSQLYNFWYFLGWSVVFFIGMTIFSVPYVAMGYEMSSDYHERTRLMAVAQWIGQWAWVIAPWFWIILYDPNWFESATEGARTLSIYVGLGCMAMAMVPAIFCHSVETTNNGDSAPSGSVADTFRELFHGIVITLKNKPFQRICTATFFIFNAYNCVAGFAFFIIVYYMNGGDPAAAGSWPALFGSVSALCTCFVVIPVVNWMCQMYGKHKTFLITQSMSLAGYAMFWWSFTPANPYLMFVPIPLFVFGIGGLFTIMMSMTADICDLDELETFERREGLFGAIYWWMVKFGAAFAGLLSGLILAYVGFDQTVTVQTDEALAGLRAAFIIVPATGTLIGIWAMWNYDLNEEQVRAIRSELDARQSA; the protein is encoded by the coding sequence ATGAATACCGATACACTCTCGACCACTGATGAATCCTTCGTTAGCCCAACGGTAACCCGCAGTGCGCAGATCCCTATGACGCAAAAAATAGCGTTTGGTATCGGCATGCTGGCGAATCAAATGTTCCCCGCAGCACTTGGGATCTTCATGGTGATCTTGGTCCAAAGTCTTGGAATGAGTCCAATTTTATGGGGACTGATTTTCTTCCTCCCGAAGCTCGTCGATGCGCTGACTGACCCACTCATGGGTTACATATCCGATCGCTTCGAGTCACGTTGGGGTAAAAGACGCCCTTTCATCTTTATCGGCGCTATCATTGCGGGCCTCTCATACATTGCGATGTGGCAACTCTCGGCAGAGAACAGCCAGCTCTACAATTTCTGGTACTTCCTCGGGTGGTCTGTCGTTTTCTTCATTGGTATGACTATTTTCAGTGTCCCCTACGTAGCAATGGGGTATGAAATGAGCAGCGACTACCATGAGCGAACGCGACTCATGGCTGTTGCACAATGGATTGGCCAGTGGGCGTGGGTCATTGCCCCGTGGTTCTGGATCATTCTCTACGACCCTAACTGGTTCGAATCTGCAACCGAAGGAGCCCGCACACTATCGATTTACGTCGGTCTGGGGTGTATGGCCATGGCGATGGTACCTGCTATTTTCTGTCATTCGGTCGAGACAACTAATAACGGTGACAGCGCGCCCTCAGGCAGCGTCGCTGACACCTTCCGAGAGCTCTTTCATGGCATCGTGATTACGCTGAAAAATAAGCCTTTCCAACGCATCTGCACGGCGACTTTTTTCATATTTAACGCGTATAACTGCGTCGCAGGCTTTGCCTTTTTCATTATCGTTTATTACATGAACGGCGGTGACCCAGCGGCGGCCGGGAGTTGGCCGGCACTTTTTGGTAGTGTCTCAGCGCTCTGCACATGCTTCGTAGTGATCCCTGTTGTTAACTGGATGTGCCAGATGTACGGCAAGCACAAGACCTTCCTCATTACCCAGTCGATGTCGCTCGCAGGCTATGCCATGTTCTGGTGGAGCTTCACGCCTGCCAACCCCTACTTGATGTTCGTTCCAATTCCATTGTTCGTATTCGGGATCGGCGGTTTGTTCACTATCATGATGTCGATGACAGCCGACATCTGTGACTTGGATGAACTCGAAACCTTCGAGCGTCGCGAGGGATTGTTCGGTGCGATCTATTGGTGGATGGTAAAATTTGGCGCTGCATTCGCAGGCCTTTTAAGCGGCCTGATTCTGGCATACGTTGGATTCGACCAGACAGTCACAGTTCAGACTGACGAGGCCCTAGCGGGCCTCAGAGCTGCGTTCATCATTGTTCCAGCCACAGGCACGCTTATAGGAATATGGGCAATGTGGAACTACGATCTCAACGAAGAGCAAGTCAGAGCTATTCGTTCAGAATTAGATGCGAGACAAAGCGCTTAA
- a CDS encoding penicilin amidase (PFAM: Penicillin amidase), whose product MLKRTVSHLLATLLFAFSHSNALAEPVHEAQIERDSYGVPHIFGATDADAAFGLAYAQAEDAWPIMEGSLPFYRGTAGLYEGQEGAQTDYLVKWLDLWGTLDRNYEVDLSPEIRAYVEAFAAGFNAFAADHPSEIKHPELLPVTGKDIVAGHMLRHPLFYGFNEPVLELFGDERPNTVSKAPYNPQPKEPIGSNATAIAPSRTDDGSTYLIINSHQPLTGPVAWYEAHIESSEGLNVMGGLFPGAPTMGVGFTEEHGWGATVNKPDLVDIYVLEMNPDNPNQYRLDGEWQDLEVGEVTLKLKLWGFIPWSVKREVLRSAHGPALRTDHGVYAIRYAGIDEMKQVEQWLAMNKAKNFDEWKAAVALNHIQSFNFVYANRHGDIHFIHNAQLPVRATGWDWQQYLPGDRSELIWDSYHSTSSLPQVTNPDSGFVHSANQTPFNVSEPRDNPVRSQVPDNGGWQTRMTNRATRGLELFEAFEQISFNEAWQLKHDNRYSVNYRGIAFLDEVTALPKSSDDVSQAIDILATWDRGTDKDNRGAALGVCVLAAEWQAESGGTDNPNAQDILDGCIDQTLEIGGRLDPRWGDVNRHGRDGQHWPVAGGPDTLRAIYSRRLDGDDHLTAVAGDGLYYFIRWTPDGEQKALGTHQYGNDMTNPESPHYLDQAEDYTNEVLHEPLYTSDSRKGRITRRYTVSSQ is encoded by the coding sequence ATGCTCAAGCGCACCGTTTCACACCTGCTTGCCACCCTCTTGTTTGCTTTTTCGCACTCGAACGCACTCGCTGAGCCGGTCCATGAAGCACAGATAGAGCGCGATAGTTACGGGGTTCCACATATTTTCGGCGCCACCGACGCGGATGCGGCATTCGGGCTCGCTTACGCGCAAGCAGAGGATGCCTGGCCCATCATGGAAGGCAGCCTACCCTTCTACCGCGGCACTGCCGGGCTTTATGAGGGTCAGGAGGGCGCACAAACCGATTACCTCGTTAAGTGGCTAGATCTTTGGGGAACCCTTGATCGAAACTACGAGGTTGATCTGTCACCTGAAATCCGCGCGTACGTTGAGGCCTTCGCAGCAGGCTTTAACGCCTTTGCCGCCGATCATCCCTCAGAGATTAAGCACCCCGAGTTACTTCCGGTTACCGGGAAAGACATCGTTGCAGGACACATGCTCCGACACCCACTATTTTATGGCTTCAATGAACCGGTGTTGGAATTATTCGGAGATGAACGCCCCAACACAGTCAGCAAAGCTCCGTACAACCCACAACCGAAGGAGCCTATCGGATCAAACGCCACGGCGATTGCACCCTCTCGCACCGACGACGGCTCTACTTATCTCATCATCAACTCGCATCAACCACTGACCGGCCCCGTCGCTTGGTATGAGGCACACATCGAATCAAGTGAAGGGTTGAACGTTATGGGTGGTCTGTTCCCCGGAGCACCTACGATGGGCGTTGGTTTCACCGAGGAACATGGCTGGGGTGCCACCGTAAACAAACCCGACCTAGTCGACATCTACGTTTTGGAGATGAACCCCGACAACCCCAATCAATACCGTCTTGATGGAGAGTGGCAAGACCTCGAGGTTGGGGAAGTCACCCTTAAGCTGAAACTCTGGGGTTTCATACCTTGGTCCGTTAAGCGTGAGGTGCTCCGCTCAGCGCATGGCCCAGCGCTCAGGACTGACCATGGGGTCTACGCGATTCGGTACGCCGGTATCGATGAGATGAAACAGGTCGAGCAGTGGCTCGCGATGAACAAGGCCAAGAACTTCGACGAATGGAAAGCGGCGGTTGCTCTCAATCACATCCAGAGCTTCAACTTCGTATACGCCAACCGACACGGCGACATTCATTTCATCCACAACGCTCAACTACCGGTGAGAGCAACGGGCTGGGACTGGCAGCAATACCTTCCCGGTGATCGCTCTGAACTGATTTGGGATAGTTACCACTCCACCTCTTCATTACCGCAAGTCACAAACCCTGATTCTGGCTTTGTACACAGCGCTAACCAAACACCCTTCAACGTCAGCGAGCCGCGGGATAATCCTGTCCGCTCTCAGGTACCTGACAACGGGGGTTGGCAGACACGCATGACGAATCGCGCAACACGCGGACTGGAACTGTTCGAGGCTTTCGAGCAAATATCATTCAACGAGGCCTGGCAGCTAAAACACGATAACCGCTACTCGGTTAACTACCGCGGCATTGCGTTCCTCGATGAAGTTACCGCACTACCAAAATCGAGCGACGACGTGAGTCAAGCAATTGATATCCTCGCCACTTGGGATCGAGGAACAGACAAAGACAATCGCGGAGCGGCACTTGGCGTTTGCGTCCTCGCCGCGGAGTGGCAAGCGGAAAGTGGCGGCACTGACAACCCTAATGCGCAAGACATATTAGACGGTTGTATTGATCAAACGCTGGAGATCGGTGGTCGGCTGGACCCTCGCTGGGGTGATGTTAATCGTCATGGTCGCGACGGACAGCATTGGCCCGTTGCAGGGGGCCCTGACACCCTTCGTGCGATTTATTCGCGGCGTCTTGACGGTGACGACCACCTCACCGCGGTCGCTGGGGATGGTTTGTACTATTTTATTCGATGGACGCCCGACGGAGAGCAAAAGGCACTTGGAACACACCAATACGGCAACGACATGACCAATCCTGAATCGCCGCATTACCTTGACCAGGCCGAGGACTACACGAATGAGGTTCTCCACGAGCCGTTATATACAAGTGATAGCCGAAAGGGGCGTATAACCCGACGATACACCGTGAGCTCGCAGTAG
- a CDS encoding RND family efflux transporter, MFP subunit (TIGRFAM: RND family efflux transporter, MFP subunit), protein MQNNVLAKIRTVVIAIAAAAVLVACSSDDEAQSQNMRGSWGSRELPVTTAQIERAPLIDSIKSVGTARAQQSVTLYPESAGVVTFAKLAPDVPVTAGEVLLRLDDRDQTLAVRQAEVELAEAKRTLERYLSLNMTEANIPQSTIDTAQSSVDLAEIRLSQANVELSRRAVTAPFSGRIGITDVEIGDRVDTSTVVTTLDDRSILLVDFTVPESFIGKIVTGLGVDARQWESPDDNTRGKIVAVDSRVDSSTRAFRARAAIDNSSDSLRPGMAFEIDASISKGEYLSVPELAVQWGADGPYVWSADGDRAKRSPVEMVRRVDGRMLIRGDVLEGQRVILEGIQSVRPGMKINDLSSNQILAKPKTDNASSTSQGS, encoded by the coding sequence ATGCAAAACAACGTACTCGCCAAGATAAGAACCGTCGTAATCGCTATAGCCGCGGCGGCAGTGCTTGTCGCCTGTTCGTCGGACGACGAGGCACAGTCGCAGAATATGCGGGGTTCTTGGGGTTCGAGAGAGCTACCAGTAACCACCGCCCAGATCGAGCGGGCTCCATTGATAGACTCGATTAAATCCGTGGGTACAGCGCGCGCACAGCAGAGCGTGACGCTCTATCCAGAAAGTGCGGGGGTGGTGACCTTTGCGAAACTCGCTCCTGATGTTCCAGTAACAGCCGGTGAAGTCCTTCTTCGACTCGACGATAGGGATCAGACACTGGCAGTTCGGCAGGCTGAGGTAGAACTCGCGGAAGCAAAGCGAACGCTTGAGCGATACCTATCGCTCAATATGACCGAGGCCAATATCCCACAGAGTACGATCGATACCGCACAGAGCAGTGTTGATCTTGCGGAAATTCGTTTATCTCAAGCAAACGTTGAGCTATCACGACGCGCAGTAACTGCGCCCTTCTCGGGCCGAATTGGCATTACTGACGTGGAGATCGGAGACCGTGTTGACACATCGACGGTTGTCACAACGCTCGATGATAGAAGTATTTTGCTTGTCGACTTCACCGTCCCAGAGAGCTTTATCGGAAAAATTGTAACGGGGCTCGGCGTGGATGCGCGGCAGTGGGAGTCACCGGACGACAATACCAGAGGCAAAATTGTTGCGGTTGACTCTAGAGTTGACTCATCAACGCGCGCCTTTCGCGCAAGAGCTGCGATCGATAATAGCTCAGATAGCCTTCGTCCCGGCATGGCTTTTGAAATTGACGCTTCGATCTCGAAAGGCGAATACTTGAGTGTGCCTGAGTTGGCTGTGCAATGGGGTGCTGATGGACCCTATGTCTGGTCGGCAGATGGCGATCGTGCGAAGCGAAGTCCTGTAGAAATGGTTCGCCGAGTCGATGGTCGCATGCTAATCCGTGGTGACGTGCTAGAAGGTCAGCGCGTAATCCTTGAAGGGATACAAAGCGTGCGCCCGGGTATGAAAATCAACGATCTGTCCTCAAACCAGATTCTGGCAAAGCCTAAAACAGACAATGCGTCCTCAACGAGTCAGGGATCGTGA
- a CDS encoding beta-galactosidase/beta-glucuronidase (PFAM: Glycosyl hydrolases family 2, TIM barrel domain) gives MAKVKLEGNQTDGYHLTVDGAPFFIKGAGLEFGQLKSLASAGGNTFRTWRVDNGERDVIDILDEAHTLGLKVCMGLDIARERHGFDYSDHDAVNAQNEQMMKDVIRLKNHPALLMWGLGNELNLRAENQGVWDAIEDLAKRIKGVDPDHPVTTMLAGIDAPTVSAIAERAPSLDFLSFQIYGEIDQLPEILTKAGYKGPYQITEWGPTGHWESPETDWGRPFEPSSTQKAGDIARRYSEIILADSKFCLGAYIFLWGQKQERTPTWYGMFLESGERTEAVDVMRQAWTGDTQKETTPKIRSLSLNQKTAPASIEARIGDSLSAEIKVDGADDALISWRVREEVPTALQSDGGDFEPTPPTIESLLETQNKHFDFKVSQPGEYRLFCQVDTPYQSSAVTNIPFLITSKPRKLARFLNLFGNKAA, from the coding sequence ATGGCAAAGGTAAAACTCGAAGGTAATCAGACCGACGGTTACCACCTAACTGTTGATGGTGCGCCCTTTTTCATCAAAGGGGCGGGGCTCGAGTTTGGCCAGCTGAAATCCCTCGCGAGTGCGGGTGGCAACACGTTTAGGACCTGGCGGGTGGATAACGGTGAGCGTGACGTCATCGATATTCTTGACGAGGCCCACACCCTCGGTCTCAAAGTCTGCATGGGGCTCGATATTGCCCGAGAACGTCATGGCTTCGACTATTCGGATCACGACGCTGTAAACGCCCAGAACGAGCAGATGATGAAAGACGTGATACGCCTGAAAAATCATCCTGCGCTCCTTATGTGGGGATTGGGTAACGAGTTAAATCTGAGAGCCGAAAATCAGGGTGTTTGGGATGCGATCGAAGATCTCGCAAAACGCATCAAAGGAGTAGACCCTGATCATCCAGTCACGACAATGTTGGCCGGTATTGATGCGCCAACGGTGAGTGCCATCGCCGAGCGAGCACCCTCCTTGGATTTCCTGTCTTTCCAGATTTACGGTGAGATCGATCAGCTACCCGAGATTCTAACGAAGGCTGGCTACAAAGGTCCTTATCAAATCACTGAGTGGGGACCTACGGGTCACTGGGAAAGCCCCGAAACAGATTGGGGAAGACCTTTTGAACCCTCAAGTACGCAAAAGGCGGGTGACATCGCCCGTAGGTACAGCGAGATCATTCTTGCCGACAGTAAATTTTGTTTGGGCGCCTACATTTTTCTCTGGGGACAAAAACAAGAGCGCACACCTACCTGGTACGGGATGTTCCTCGAGAGCGGTGAGCGTACCGAAGCTGTCGATGTGATGCGGCAAGCGTGGACAGGTGACACCCAAAAAGAGACAACACCAAAAATTCGTTCCTTGTCACTCAACCAAAAGACAGCGCCAGCGAGTATTGAGGCGCGCATTGGTGATTCGCTGAGTGCCGAGATCAAAGTCGATGGTGCAGACGACGCACTCATCTCATGGCGAGTACGCGAGGAAGTCCCTACGGCATTGCAGAGTGATGGGGGTGACTTTGAGCCAACACCGCCAACTATCGAAAGCCTGCTCGAAACCCAAAACAAACACTTTGACTTTAAGGTTTCACAACCCGGTGAGTATCGCCTCTTTTGCCAGGTCGATACGCCGTATCAGAGCAGCGCTGTCACCAATATTCCATTTCTCATTACGTCTAAACCTCGAAAACTGGCGAGGTTCCTCAACCTGTTCGGAAATAAGGCCGCATGA
- a CDS encoding exo-beta-1,3-glucanase (PFAM: Glycosyl hydrolases family 17; overlaps another CDS with the same product name): MGKRTGKHHYLIGQDNRSLSELDLDTRLELLLEEKMHGISFSAYTKGQKPGDELTLEQIEHRMALLAPRFNWIRSFSTTQGNEHIPQVAKAMGLNTLVGAWLGEDAEKNRTEIENLIELAQAGVVDVAAVGNEVLYRGDLEESQLLDFMSEVKERLPANVPMGYVDAYYEFEDRPQVTEACDVLLTNCYPFWEGCALPYATLYMQDMYRRVQKVANGKRVIISETGWPSSGGNFYGAESSLQGAYLYFLKAMEWAAEDDVEMFYFASFDEEWKVSGEAGEGDVGAHWGLWDENEKFKYSNLL, encoded by the coding sequence ATGGGTAAGCGGACAGGCAAACACCATTATTTAATTGGGCAGGATAATCGCAGTTTGAGCGAGCTCGATTTAGATACCCGTCTCGAGCTTTTGCTTGAAGAAAAGATGCATGGCATTTCCTTCAGCGCCTACACAAAGGGTCAAAAACCCGGCGACGAACTCACACTCGAGCAAATCGAGCATCGCATGGCTCTTCTGGCGCCTCGTTTTAACTGGATTCGTTCGTTTTCTACCACTCAGGGTAATGAGCACATCCCACAAGTCGCCAAAGCCATGGGGTTAAATACGTTGGTTGGCGCCTGGCTAGGCGAGGACGCAGAAAAGAACCGGACCGAGATCGAAAATCTGATCGAGCTTGCGCAAGCGGGCGTCGTTGATGTCGCCGCCGTGGGTAACGAGGTTCTTTACCGTGGCGACCTAGAGGAATCCCAGCTCTTGGACTTTATGTCAGAGGTCAAAGAGCGACTTCCCGCCAATGTTCCCATGGGGTATGTCGATGCCTATTACGAGTTCGAAGATCGGCCGCAAGTGACGGAAGCCTGCGACGTCCTCCTGACTAACTGTTATCCGTTTTGGGAAGGCTGTGCTCTGCCCTACGCAACACTTTATATGCAGGACATGTATCGTCGAGTGCAAAAAGTCGCGAACGGAAAGCGCGTCATCATCTCAGAGACTGGCTGGCCAAGTTCTGGTGGAAACTTTTACGGCGCTGAGTCATCGTTACAGGGGGCCTACCTTTACTTTCTAAAAGCGATGGAGTGGGCGGCTGAAGATGACGTGGAAATGTTTTATTTCGCGTCATTTGATGAAGAATGGAAAGTGTCTGGCGAAGCCGGTGAAGGTGACGTTGGCGCCCACTGGGGATTGTGGGATGAAAACGAAAAATTTAAGTACTCAAACCTGTTATGA
- a CDS encoding thiamine pyrophosphate-dependent enzyme, possible carboligase or decarboxylase (PFAM: Thiamine pyrophosphate enzyme, N-terminal TPP binding domain; Thiamine pyrophosphate enzyme, C-terminal TPP binding domain), producing MNGADLLIKKLADAGVSACFANPGTSEMQLVAALDKEPRIRAVLGLFEGVVTGAADGFARMTDTPALTLLHLGPGYANGIANLHNASRARVPVLNMIGDHATHHLELDAPLTSDIDGLTSAVCAWTGVSTSPNDLPEVGLKAWQASMEYPGNVTAFVAPANHAWDPASGDVDIPDIPAPKTLSDDEIMEAAEALRNSDSAALFMGGHALRESGLIQAGRIAEATGARLITETFFTRQQRGVGRVETERLPYFGEMAAEHLQGLDTLVIVASKPPVSFFAYPGKPGWLSPEGASLLQMGDHSVDAIDTLTRIANALGAPNEVMNVAQRVEHALESGPINAVELGKVIANRLPENAIVVDEGATNGLGAFLMTGNAAPHDWLTLTGGAIGAGLPMAVGAAIACPDQKVIGLEADGSAMYTVQALWTMVREDLDVTVLILNNGSYAILNIELARVGVEAPGPTALSLLDLTNPAIQWTDIAKGMGMAAERVDTVEALDEAVARAMNERGPRLIEVIL from the coding sequence ATGAATGGCGCAGATTTACTCATAAAGAAACTCGCAGACGCTGGCGTCAGCGCTTGCTTCGCCAATCCTGGCACTTCAGAAATGCAGCTCGTCGCCGCGCTCGATAAAGAACCCCGAATTCGAGCTGTGCTTGGCCTTTTTGAGGGCGTCGTTACAGGTGCTGCCGATGGATTTGCGCGTATGACCGACACGCCAGCCCTTACGCTACTTCACCTTGGACCGGGTTATGCCAATGGCATCGCCAACCTTCACAATGCATCGCGAGCCCGCGTACCTGTGTTGAACATGATTGGCGATCACGCGACTCACCATCTGGAGTTGGATGCACCACTGACATCCGATATCGACGGACTGACCTCGGCTGTCTGCGCCTGGACAGGGGTATCAACTAGCCCGAACGACTTGCCCGAGGTGGGACTGAAAGCCTGGCAAGCCAGTATGGAATATCCCGGTAATGTCACTGCCTTTGTGGCCCCGGCAAACCACGCTTGGGATCCCGCCAGTGGTGACGTGGATATCCCTGATATTCCAGCGCCTAAAACCCTGAGTGACGATGAGATCATGGAGGCAGCCGAAGCGCTTCGGAATAGTGATTCCGCAGCCTTGTTCATGGGCGGTCATGCACTCCGCGAGTCAGGCCTGATTCAAGCGGGGCGTATTGCTGAAGCAACTGGCGCGCGTCTCATCACCGAAACCTTCTTCACGCGTCAACAGCGAGGCGTCGGGCGCGTTGAGACCGAGCGCCTGCCCTACTTCGGCGAAATGGCTGCGGAGCACCTACAAGGACTCGATACCCTCGTCATTGTCGCCAGCAAGCCACCGGTGTCCTTCTTTGCCTACCCCGGAAAACCCGGATGGCTATCACCTGAAGGGGCGAGCCTGCTTCAAATGGGTGACCACAGTGTAGACGCCATCGATACACTGACGCGCATTGCCAATGCCCTTGGCGCACCCAACGAGGTGATGAACGTTGCGCAACGCGTGGAACATGCCTTGGAAAGCGGTCCTATTAATGCGGTAGAGCTCGGTAAAGTGATCGCCAATCGACTCCCAGAAAACGCCATTGTCGTTGACGAAGGCGCCACTAATGGGCTCGGGGCGTTTCTCATGACCGGCAATGCGGCGCCACACGATTGGTTAACGCTTACGGGCGGGGCCATCGGAGCAGGTTTGCCTATGGCCGTTGGTGCCGCCATTGCGTGTCCCGATCAAAAGGTGATTGGCCTGGAAGCCGATGGATCCGCGATGTATACGGTTCAAGCGCTATGGACCATGGTACGCGAGGACCTCGACGTTACTGTGTTGATTCTTAACAACGGATCGTATGCCATCCTGAACATTGAGCTTGCGCGCGTCGGTGTGGAAGCACCCGGGCCCACCGCCCTGTCATTGCTCGATCTTACCAACCCGGCGATTCAGTGGACCGATATCGCCAAGGGTATGGGCATGGCCGCAGAGCGTGTTGATACGGTTGAGGCACTTGATGAGGCCGTAGCGCGAGCTATGAATGAACGCGGTCCAAGGCTGATCGAAGTCATTCTGTAA
- a CDS encoding exo-beta-1,3-glucanase (PFAM: Glycosyl hydrolases family 17; overlaps another CDS with the same product name), whose protein sequence is MNKTKRLPYKRAICYSGFRDGQSPDAGVFPSESEILEDLQLLEGHWDALRVYACDLHTERVLKVIERENLPFTVMLGAYIGAEVNNPNCPWGGVYSDEILAKNRINNQQELDRAVAWANRYESIVDIVSVGNEATVDWTDHLIEPEAVTAYAAFLRERISQPVTFCENYVPWLDKLSGLAEELDVIAIHTYPVWEYKTVAEAMEYTRENFDAVQSAYPDKQVIITEAGWATASNGRGIPPENVGELFQETYLRELLDWAEGEEILVYIFEAFDENWKGSDHPLEPEKHWGIYRADRSGKPALSLQL, encoded by the coding sequence ATGAATAAGACGAAACGCCTGCCCTACAAACGCGCCATTTGCTACTCGGGATTCCGCGATGGGCAAAGCCCTGATGCAGGCGTCTTCCCCTCGGAGTCGGAAATTCTGGAGGATTTGCAGCTTCTCGAGGGACATTGGGATGCTCTTCGGGTCTACGCCTGTGATCTGCATACCGAGCGAGTACTCAAGGTTATCGAGCGCGAGAATCTGCCCTTTACCGTTATGCTCGGTGCGTATATCGGTGCAGAGGTGAATAATCCAAATTGTCCGTGGGGCGGTGTCTACAGTGATGAGATCCTTGCAAAAAATCGCATCAACAATCAGCAGGAGCTGGATCGTGCCGTGGCGTGGGCCAATCGCTATGAATCGATTGTCGACATTGTATCGGTGGGTAACGAGGCGACCGTAGATTGGACTGACCATCTTATCGAACCCGAGGCTGTGACAGCGTATGCGGCCTTTTTGCGTGAACGCATCTCTCAACCCGTCACTTTCTGCGAAAACTATGTGCCCTGGCTCGATAAGCTCAGCGGTCTCGCCGAGGAGCTAGACGTCATTGCTATTCACACCTACCCGGTGTGGGAATACAAAACGGTAGCCGAGGCAATGGAATACACCCGCGAGAACTTCGATGCGGTTCAGAGCGCCTACCCGGATAAGCAGGTCATCATCACCGAGGCTGGCTGGGCAACAGCGTCGAACGGGCGCGGAATCCCACCAGAGAACGTCGGTGAACTGTTTCAGGAAACTTATCTGCGGGAGTTGCTCGATTGGGCTGAGGGAGAAGAAATATTGGTCTATATCTTCGAAGCCTTCGATGAGAACTGGAAAGGATCGGATCATCCCCTAGAACCAGAGAAACACTGGGGCATTTATCGAGCAGATCGTTCAGGCAAGCCAGCACTGTCGCTCCAGCTGTAA